Proteins found in one Corynebacterium zhongnanshanii genomic segment:
- a CDS encoding response regulator transcription factor, whose product MTSVLIVEDEESLAEPLAFLLKKEGFEVFIAGDGPTALEMFEANHVDIVLLDLMLPGMSGTEVCRTLRQTSSVPVIMVTARDSEIDKVVGLELGADDYVTKPYFARELIARIRAVLRRGGDNEIPAEDADDGLVFREGRVVLDVERHIVTVDGQRVQLPLKEFDLLEYLMRNSGRVLTRGQLIDRVWGADYVGDTKTLDVHIKRLRSKIEEEPSRPQILVTVRGLGYKFEA is encoded by the coding sequence GTGACCAGTGTTCTTATTGTCGAAGACGAGGAATCATTGGCGGAACCATTGGCGTTCTTGCTGAAAAAAGAGGGCTTCGAGGTGTTTATCGCCGGTGATGGCCCCACTGCCTTGGAGATGTTCGAGGCTAACCATGTGGACATTGTGCTTCTGGACCTCATGCTGCCGGGGATGTCTGGCACGGAGGTCTGCCGGACGCTCCGGCAGACCTCCAGCGTGCCGGTCATTATGGTGACCGCGCGGGATAGCGAGATCGACAAGGTTGTTGGTTTGGAGTTGGGCGCGGACGACTATGTCACCAAGCCGTACTTTGCCCGGGAGCTGATCGCTCGTATCCGCGCTGTGTTGCGTCGGGGAGGGGATAACGAGATCCCGGCCGAGGACGCGGACGACGGCCTGGTGTTCCGCGAGGGGCGCGTGGTGTTGGATGTTGAGCGGCATATCGTGACCGTGGATGGGCAGCGGGTCCAGCTGCCGCTGAAGGAGTTCGATCTGCTGGAGTACCTGATGCGCAATAGCGGCCGGGTGTTGACGCGTGGGCAGTTGATTGACCGGGTGTGGGGCGCGGACTATGTGGGCGATACGAAGACGCTGGATGTTCACATCAAGCGTCTGCGCTCCAAGATTGAGGAGGAGCCGTCCCGCCCGCAGATTCTGGTGACGGTGCGCGGGCTGGGCTACAAGTTCGAGGCCTAG
- a CDS encoding sensor histidine kinase, with the protein MSELGLAVLCGVAAGVLVTVVAVLLYRLRVRELRHRKTQADLEDNKVSTVSQVLYFAVQSSPDAVVVVDKRRSVVLSNPRAHELGLVKERMVHPEVWEIVEQVLVDQVSREMTVKPVVQRGARPVMEVAGHVQLLTLTDDRYVVVYASDVSEQIRMESARRDFVANVSHELKTPVGAISLLVETMMSVKDDPESVEYFGGKLTKEVSRMSTMITELISLSKLQGAESLPDPQILDIDSIVDAAVERCRLAAETAGIEIVTDAGLGVPVRGDRNLLVTALSNLVTNAINYSPQGSSVSISRRVDAGAVKLSVTDRGIGIAPEDHERVFERFFRVDKGRSRDTGGTGLGLAIVKHVMVNHGGSVSLWSRPGTGSTFALELPVYDEAQQKAAGGYVSSLSLSTGTDDDDDDEALN; encoded by the coding sequence ATGAGTGAACTTGGACTAGCGGTGCTGTGCGGCGTGGCCGCGGGTGTGCTGGTCACTGTGGTGGCTGTGCTCCTGTATCGCCTGCGCGTGCGGGAGTTGCGCCATCGCAAAACGCAGGCGGACCTGGAGGACAACAAGGTTTCCACGGTGTCCCAGGTGTTGTATTTTGCGGTGCAGTCGTCGCCGGATGCGGTGGTTGTGGTGGATAAGCGCCGTAGTGTGGTGCTGTCGAATCCGCGTGCGCATGAGCTGGGTTTGGTTAAGGAGCGCATGGTTCATCCCGAGGTGTGGGAGATCGTGGAGCAGGTGCTGGTGGATCAGGTGTCTCGTGAGATGACGGTGAAGCCGGTGGTTCAGCGTGGCGCCCGCCCGGTGATGGAGGTTGCGGGTCATGTGCAGTTGTTGACGCTGACGGATGATCGTTATGTTGTGGTGTATGCCTCGGATGTGTCGGAGCAGATCCGCATGGAGTCGGCTCGGCGTGATTTTGTGGCGAATGTGTCGCATGAGCTGAAGACTCCCGTGGGGGCGATTTCTTTGCTGGTGGAGACGATGATGTCAGTGAAGGATGATCCGGAGTCTGTGGAGTATTTCGGGGGGAAGCTCACGAAGGAGGTTTCGCGCATGAGTACGATGATCACGGAGCTGATTTCGCTGTCGAAGTTGCAGGGTGCGGAGTCTCTGCCTGATCCGCAGATTCTGGATATTGATTCTATTGTCGACGCCGCCGTGGAGCGCTGCCGTCTCGCCGCTGAGACGGCGGGAATTGAGATTGTCACGGATGCGGGGTTGGGTGTGCCTGTCCGAGGGGACAGGAATTTGCTGGTTACTGCGTTGAGTAATTTGGTGACGAATGCGATTAACTATTCGCCGCAGGGTAGTTCGGTGTCTATTTCTCGGCGGGTGGATGCTGGTGCGGTGAAGTTGAGCGTGACGGATCGTGGGATTGGCATTGCGCCGGAGGATCACGAGCGTGTGTTTGAGCGGTTTTTCCGGGTGGATAAGGGGAGGTCTCGGGATACGGGTGGCACGGGCCTGGGCTTGGCGATTGTGAAGCATGTGATGGTGAACCATGGTGGGTCGGTGAGTTTGTGGTCGAGGCCGGGGACTGGGTCGACGTTTGCGTTGGAGTTGCCGGTGTATGACGAGGCTCAGCAGAAGGCGGCGGGTGGCTATGTATCGTCGTTGTCGTTGAGCACGGGGACTGACGATGATGACGATGATGAGGCACTGAACTAG